Proteins from a genomic interval of Zingiber officinale cultivar Zhangliang chromosome 2A, Zo_v1.1, whole genome shotgun sequence:
- the LOC122042403 gene encoding heparanase-like protein 3, which produces MSRVSNGGVLPQLLGCCLFLCLSRHVAAYSEAGAYGDAVIVDGEAPIAVTDEDFICATLDWWPPEKCDYGTCSWGSASLLNLDLSSPILLNAVKAFSPLKLRLGGTLQDKVTYQTSVPAQPCTHFVKNESEMFGFTEGCLPLPRWDELNEFFKKSGAVIIFGLNALNGRVLRSDGSFEGPWNCTNAASLIRFTVNKGYTIHGWEFGNELSGSGVGTSVDADQYAADVINLKWLIDDIYRGFPVKPLVLAPGGFFDADWFAELVRKTKPNSLDVVTHHIYNLGPGVDEHLVEKILDPTYLDGEASTFRDLQGLLRNSGTNVKGWVGEAGGAYNSGRHLVTDSFVFSFWFLDQLGMSATYDTKTYCRQTLVGGNYGLLNTTTFHPNPDYYSALLWHRLMGNRVLSTNLTGKLPNSIRAYAHCAKESRGITLLLINLSGNTTTRVPIISKTAYSLGQKDLWAGGSGFRGNVPGLPPAESTREEYHLTAQGGDLHSQTMLLNGNALKVDENGNIPMMMPVRVEASQPVTLAPYSIVFAHIPFFQAPACR; this is translated from the exons ATGAGCAGGGTCTCTAATGGCGGTGTTCTTCCTCAGCTGCTGGGGTGCTGTTTGTTTCTGTGCCTAAGCAGGCATGTTGCTGCATACTCTGAAGCAGGGGCATACGGCGACGCCGTCATTGTCGACGGGGAAGCCCCTATCGCCGTGACTGATGAAGACTTCATCTGCGCTACTCTGGACTGGTGGCCGCCGGAGAAGTGTGATTATGGGACATGTAGCTGGGGGTCGGCATCCCTGCTCAACCTG GATCTTTCCAGTCCCATCTTGTTAAATGCCGTAAAAG CTTTCTCGCCGCTGAAGCTTCGTCTCGGGGGAACCTTGCAAGATAAGGTGACATACCAGACATCAGTCCCTGCGCAGCCTTGCACGCATTTCGTCAAGAACGAGTCCGAGATGTTTGGTTTTACTGAAGGCTGCTTACCTTTGCCCAGATGGGACGAACTGAACGAGTTCTTCAAGAAATCAGG GGCCGTCATAATCTTTGGGTTGAATGCACTAAATGGAAGGGTTCTTCGGAGCGATGGCTCATTTGAGGGACCTTGGAACTGCACTAACGCTGCTTCTCTCATTCGCTTCACGGTCAACAAGGGCTACACAATTCACGGTTGGGAGTTCG GAAACGAGCTGAGTGGATCGGGAGTGGGAACCAGCGTCGATGCGGATCAGTATGCCGCAGACGTGATCAATCTCAAATGGCTCATCGACGACATCTACCGCGGCTTCCCAGTTAAACCGCTGGTGCTAGCGCCGGGGGGTTTCTTTGACGCCGACTGGTTCGCCGAGCTCGTCCGGAAAACAAAACCCAACTCGTTGGACGTGGTCACTCACCACATTTACAACCTCGGCCCAG GCGTGGACGAGCATTTGGTCGAGAAAATTCTGGACCCGACCTATCTGGACGGCGAAGCGAGCACGTTCAGAGATCTTCAGGGCCTGCTCAGGAACAGCGGGACTAACGTCAAGGGCTGGGTAGGTGAGGCTGGAGGGGCTTACAACAGCGGCCGCCATCTAGTGACTGACTCCTTCGTTTTCAGCTTCTG GTTCCTGGACCAGCTCGGCATGTCCGCCACCTACGACACCAAGACGTATTGCCGGCAGACGTTGGTCGGCGGAAACTATGGCCTCCTGAACACGACCACCTTCCATCCAAATCCTGATTACTACAG TGCTCTGCTGTGGCACCGGTTGATGGGAAACCGGGTCCTGTCGACGAATTTAACCGGCAAATTACCCAATTCGATACGAGCTTATGCTCACTGCGCGAAAGAATCA CGAGGAATCACACTCCTGTTGATCAATCTCAGCGGCAACACCACGACTCGGGTTCCGATCATAAGCAAGACTGCTTATTCGCTCGGCCAGAAGGATCTCTGGGCTGGTGGATCAGGATTCAGGGGAAATGTTCCTGGTCTGCCGCCGGCGGAAAGCACAAGGGAAGAGTACCACCTGACAGCCCAGGGCGGCGACCTCCATAGCCAGACCATGCTGCTGAATGGCAATGCCTTGAAAGTAGATGAGAATGGGAATATTCCGATGATGATGCCTGTTCGAGTTGAAGCATCGCAGCCAGTCACACTGGCCCCGTATTCTATCGTCTTCGCTCACATTCCCTTCTTCCAAGCTCCGGCATGTAGGTAG